In Capsicum annuum cultivar UCD-10X-F1 chromosome 11, UCD10Xv1.1, whole genome shotgun sequence, one genomic interval encodes:
- the LOC107848398 gene encoding nucleobase-ascorbate transporter 7: MAGGGAAPPPKQDENIPHPVKDQLPNVSYCITSPPPWPEAILLGFQHYIVMLGTTVLIPSTLVPQMGGGKEEKAKVIQTLLFVAGLNTLTQTMFGTRLPAVIGGSYTFVPTTLSIVLAARFNDISTPQEKFERIMRGIQGAMIVASTLQIVIGFSGLWRNVTRFISPLSAIPLVAMSGFGLYEFGFPLVAKCVEIGLPQLIVLLIFSQYIPHLTKGDKHVFDRFAVIFSVMIVWVYAHILTVAGTYKNAPMRTQLSCRTDRAGIISGSPWIRVPYPFQWGAPTFDAGEAFAMMAASFVALVESTGTFFAVSRYASATPIPPSVLSRGVGWQGVGILFSGIFGTGNGSSVSPENAGLLALTRVGSRRVVQISAGFMIFFSILGKFGAVFASIPAPIVAALYCLFFAYVGSAGLSFLQFCNLNSFRTKFILGFSVFMGLSIPQYFNEHTAINGYGPVHTRARWFNDMINVPFSSEPFVTGLLALFLDVSLHRKDAATRKDRGMPWWDKFKSFKTDTRSEEFYSLPFNLNKFFPSV, encoded by the exons ATGGCAGGAGGTGGAGCAGCACCACCACCAAAGCAAGATGAGAATATACCACATCCTGTGAAAGATCAGCTTCCAAATGTTTCTTACTGCATTACTAGTCCTCCTCCTTGGC CTGAGGCCATATTACTTGGATTCCAGCACTACATTGTTATGCTTGGCACAACTGTACTCATCCCTTCAACTCTGGTTCCTCAGATGGGAGGTGGAAAA GAAGAGAAAGCAAAGGTGATTCAGACGTTGCTCTTTGTTGCTGGTTTGAACACATTAACTCAGACAATGTTCGGTACAAGACTACCTGCTGTTATTGGAGGCTCTTATACTTTTGTGCCAACAACACTTTCGATTGTCTTGGCTGCTCGATTTAACGATATTTCGACTCCTCAAGAG AAATTTGAGAGGATAATGCGAGGGATTCAAGGAGCCATGATTGTAGCTTCAACTCTTCAGATTGTTATTGGCTTTAGTGGTCTATGGCGGAATGTGACAAG GTTCATCAGTCCACTCTCGGCAATTCCATTGGTAGCTATGTCAGGATTTGGACTATACGAATTTGGTTTTCCTCTG GTAGCAAAATGTGTGGAAATTGGATTGCCACAGCTTATCGTTCTCTTAATCTTTTCACAG TACATACCGCATTTGACAAAAGGGGATAAGCATGTCTTCGACCGGTTTGCTGTTATATTCTCTGTGATGATTGTATGGGTTTATGCTCACATTCTCACTGTAGCTGGAACTTACAAAAATGCACCAATGAGGACTCAGCTTAGCTGCAGAACAGATCGTGCTGGCATTATCAGTGGATCTCCATG GATTAGAGTTCCATATCCATTTCAATGGGGAGCTCCCACATTTGATGCTGGAGAAGCATTTGCAATGATGGCAGCTTCATTTGTTGCACTTGTTGAG TCCACTGGTACTTTCTTTGCCGTGTCAAGATACGCCAGTGCTACTCCTATTCCTCCTTCTGTCCTTAGCCGTGGTGTAGGTTGGCAG GGTGTGGGCATATTGTTCTCAGGAATATTTGGAACGGGAAATGGCTCCTCTGTATCTCC GGAAAATGCTGGCCTGCTGGCATTAACCCGTGTTGGGAGCAGGAGGGTTGTTCAAATATCTGCTGGCTTCATGATCTTCTTCTCGATTCTTG GGAAATTTGGAGCTGTCTTTGCGTCAATCCCTGCACCAATAGTTGCAGCATTATATTGCCTCTTCTTTGCCTATGTTG GTTCAGCTGGTCTCAGTTTCCTCCAGTTCTGCAACTTAAACAGTTTTAGAACAAAGTTCATTTTAGGGTTCTCAGTTTTCATGGGCTTATCCATTCCACAGTACTTCAATGAACATACAGCAATAAATGGATATGGTCCTGTTCATACTAGAGCTAGATGG TTCAATGACATGATCAATGTGCCCTTCTCATCGGAACCATTTGTTACTGGTCTACTGGCATTATTCCTGGATGTATCACTACATCGAAAAGACGCTGCAACAAGGAAGGACAGGGGCATGCCATGGTGGGATAAATTCAAGTCATTCAAGACAGACACAAGAAGTGAAGAGTTCTATTCATTACCATTCAATCTCAACAAGTTTTTCCCATCTGTATGA